One Poecilia reticulata strain Guanapo linkage group LG19, Guppy_female_1.0+MT, whole genome shotgun sequence genomic window carries:
- the LOC103481086 gene encoding retinol dehydrogenase 13, which translates to MSRYVIPISVFGTVAGSAVLIKNRVTGGRCPSKAGIKGKTVVITGANTGIGKETARELASRGGRIIMGCRDMEKCEAAAREIRGKTLNPHVYACQLDLASMKSIREFAERINQEEKSVDILINNAGVMRCPAGKTEDGFDMQLGVNHLGHFLLTNLLLEKLKDSAPSRVINLSSLAHIVGKIDFDDLNWERKKFDTKQAYCQSKLANVLFSRELAKRLEGTGVTVNAVHPGVVATDLGRHTGLHQSQFSTTVLSPFFSMLVKSPELGAQPSVFLAVAEEMAGVTGRYYDVMTEKEPAPQALDDTAARRLWEVSSRLVGLQADTPPQATTGPTEPEPAGN; encoded by the exons GAACCGTGTGACTGGGGGCCGCTGTCCCAGCAAGGCAGGGATTAAAGGGAAGACCGTCGTGATAACCGGCGCAAACACGGGCATCGGGAAGGAGACGGCGAGGGAGCTGGCCAGCAGAG GGGGCCGGATCATTATGGGATGCCGCGACATGGAGAAATGTGAAGCGGCAGCGAGGGAGATCCGAGGGAAGACGCTGAACCCGCATGTTTATGCGTGCCAGCTGGACCTGGCCTCCATGAAGTCCATCCGAGAGTTCGCAGAGAGAATCAATCAAG aGGAGAAGAGCGTGGACATTTTGATAAACAACGCCGGAGTCATGCGGTGTCCGGCGGGGAAGACGGAGGACGGCTTCGACATGCAGCTGGGAGTGAACCATTTAG GCCACTTCTTGTTGACGAACCTCCTGCTGGAGAAGCTGAAAGACTCCGCCCCCAGTCGTGTGATCAACCTGTCCTCGCTCGCCCACATCGTTGGAAAGATCGACTTCGACGACCTGAACTGGGAGAGGAAGAAGTTCGACACGAAGCAGGCGTACTGCCAGAGCAAACTCGCCAATGTTCTGTTCAGCAGGGAGCTCGCCAAGCGGCTAGAAG gcaCCGGAGTGACGGTGAACGCCGTGCACCCTGGGGTCGTAGCCACGGACCTCGGCAGACACACCGGCCTGCACCAGTCGCAGTTCTCCACCACCGTCCTCA gCCCGTTCTTCTCCATGCTGGTGAAGAGTCCGGAGCTCGGCGCCCAGCCCAGCGTGTTTCTGGCCGTGGCGGAGGAAATGGCGGGCGTGACGGGTCGCTACTACGACGTGATGACGGAGAAGGAGCCGGCGCCGCAGGCGCTGGACGACACGGCGGCGCGGCGGCTGTGGGAGGTCAGCAGCCGGCTGGTGGGCCTGCAGGCCGACACGCCGCCTCAAGCCACAACCGGacccacagaaccagaaccagctggaaaTTAG